The Neisseria animaloris genome segment GGATGAAAAAGCAGCGTATATCACGCGCCAAGTTATTGCGGTAAACGGAGGTTTATGTTGAGACGGGTAGTGGTAACGGGAATCGGCGGCATTACCGCATTCGGTCGCGATTGGAAAAGTATTCAGACGGCCTTCAAGCATGGCGCAAATGCCGTGCAAACCATAGCGGAATGGGCGGAGCAATATCCTGAACTGGAAGCCCGTTTGGGGGCGCCGATTAACGGCTATAACCCGCCGGCACATTGGACGCGCAAGCAACTGCGAAGCATGGGGCGCGTGTCGTATTTATGTGTGGATGCGGCAGAGCAAGCGTTACAGGATGCGGGTTTGTTGGAGGACGAGCGTATTAAAGACGGGCGTATGGGTGTAGCCTGCGGTTCCTCGACCGGCAGTACCAAAGATGTTCGCGATGTCGGCGAATTGTTGATGACCGGTGCTTCCCCGCATTTCAGTGCAAACACCTACGTACGCATGATGCCGCATACGACTGCCGCCAATATCGGTATCTTCTTCGGCCTTACCGGACGGATTATTCCCACTTCAAGCGCTTGCTCTTCGGGCAGCCAAGGTATCGGATATGCCTACGAATCGATTAAATACGGCATGATCGATATGATGCTGGCAGGCGGCGGCGAAGAGTTTTGCCCGTCTGAAGTGTATGTGTTCGATTCGCTGTATGCCGCCAGCCGCCGCAACGCCGAACCGGAAAAAACACCGCGTCCTTACGATACGGAACGCGACGGCTTGGTTATCGGCGAAGGTGCGGGAATTTTTGTGCTGGAAGAATTGGAGCACGCCCGTGCACGCGGAGCAAAAATCTATGCCGAATTAGTGGGTTACGGAGCGAACAGCGACGGCAGCCATGTTACCCAACCACAAAAAGACACGATGCAGCGCTGCATGGAAATGGCTCTGCGTGATGCAGGTATCCGACCGGACAAGGTAGGTTATGTAAATGGTCATGGGACGGCCACCGAAAAAGGCGATATTGCCGAAACACAGGCCACGGAAGCCGTATTCGGCAGCCGTATCCCTATGAGTTCGCAAAAAAGCTATTTCGGCCACACGCTCGGCGCATGCGGTGCACTAGAATCGTGGTTTTCGATCGAGATGATGAACGACGGCTGGTTTGCGCCTACCGTGAATTTGGACAATATCGATCCCCGTTGCGGCAATGTCGATTATATCCGCGGGGAAGGGCGTGAAATTCAAACCGATTATGTGATGAATAATAACTTCGCTTTCGGTGGAGTAAATACTTCGCTGGTATTTAAACGTTGGGCTGGTGAATAACTGTTTTTTCCTCTTATTTGACAAAAGTGAGGCCGTCTGAAAATTGTTTTCAGACGGCCTTATTGTTATGAGTAACGATAAAACTTACAGATGATTGCGAATCATAGAGTGGTCATAAAAATAAAAAGCGGATACCTGTTGTCAGATATCCGCTTTCAGACGGCCTCAGACAGAGGGAAACGTCTACATACTTTAAACCACAGCTTCTTCTTTTTTCTTCTGGGGCTTGGCTAAGTTTTCCCGATCCAGGCCGAACATCAGTAATAACGGGCTGGCAACCAATACGGAAGAATAAACACCGAAAACGATACCGATGGTCAAGGCCAAAGAGAATCCGTGCAAGGCGGCACCGCCAAAAATCAGCATAGAAAGCACCATTGCCTCAGTCGAACCGTGGGTGATCGCAGTACGGCTCATAGTGGCTGTAATAGCATTGTCGATAATTTGCGGTACGGTTTTGTTGCGCATTGCAGGTTTGCGGAAGTTTTCGCGGATACGGTCGAACACCACCACCGATTCGTTAACCGAATAACCTAATACTGCAAGAATACCGGCCAACACGGTTAATGAGAATTCCCATTGGAAAAAGGCGAAAAAGCCGAGAATAATCACAACGTCGTGCATGTTGGCAATGATGGCAGAAACGGCAAAACGCCATTCAAAGCGCATCGACAAATAAATAATAATGCCGACAATAACCATACCCAATGCAATTAAACCGTTGTTTACCAATTCTTCGCCGACTTGCGGGCCGATAAATTCGACCTGACGTAAAGTAACGTCCGGCGCATCTTGTTTCAACAAATCCATTACGGAATTGGAAAGTTGGGAGGAAGGAGCGCCTTCTTTGTTAGGCAAGCGGATCATAATGTGTTTGTTGGTGCCCAACGCCTGCACTTGTATGTCGCCAAGCTTCAGGGCATCGAGTCTCTCACGCACTTTGTTGACATCGGCACCTTGTTGGTATTGCACTTCCATTACCGTACCGCCCGTGAATTCCACCGAGAAATTCAAGCCTTTGGTAACCAGAAAAAATATGGCCAATACAAACGTAACCAGCGAAATAAGCGTGGTGAGCTTGCCGTAGCTCATAAACGGGATATCGCGTTTGATTTTAAATAATTCCATGTTGATTACTCCTTAACGGCTGTTTCGGTTGGTTGTTTCCATACCGAGCCGATAGAAATCTTTTGCAGTTTGCGGCGGCGGCCATACCAAAGATTTACCAATGAACGCGATACCACTACAGATGAGAACATCGAAGTGAGAATACCCAAACAATGCACTACGGCAAAACCGCGCACAGGGCCGGAACCGAAAATCAATAAGGCGATACCGGCAATCAGCGACGTGATATTGGAGTCGACAATAGTGTCCCATGCATGTTGGTATCCCAGATTAATGGCGGCATGCGGTGAAGCCCCTGCCCGCAATTCTTCACGGATACGTTCGTTAATCAACACGTTGGAGTCAATCGCCATACCCAATGTCAGCGCAAGTGCCGCAATACCGGGAAGCGTAAGCGTGGCTTGCAGGGCTGATAAAATGGCAATCAAAAACAGGATATTGGTTGATAACGCAACTACGGAAAACAGACCGAATACACGGTAATAAAGAACCATAAAAATGGCCACGGCTGCAAAACCCCACAATGTGGAATTAAAACCTTTTTCGATATTTTCCTTACCTAAAGACGGGCCGATGGTGCGTTCTTCCATGATTTCCATCGGGGCGGCCAGCGAACCGGCACGCAGCAACAATGAAACATCGTTGGCCTCGGCAGTACTCATGCTGCCTGAAATCTGTACGCGGCCGCCGGTAATGGCAGAACGGATAACGGGAGCGGTTACCACTTCGGCCTTGCCTTGGTCAATCAATACCATAGCCATGCGTTTGCCGACATTTTGTGCTGTTAGATCGGCAAAAATGTTACCACCTGCACTGTCGAGGTTGATATTGACTGCAGGTGCGCCTTTATCATCAAAACCGGGTTGGGCATCGTTGATGTTATCGCCAGTCAACTCAACTTGTCTGTTAACCAAAGTAGGTTGCGGGTGTTCGCCGGCGGTGTAGAGAAGCTCGTAACCTTCAGGCACATTGCCCGATAAGGCTGCCTGAATTTGTGCGGCATCATCGGATACCATACGCACCTCCAAAGTGGCGGTACGACCGATAATGTCTTTTGCTTTGGCGGTATCTTGAACACCGGGCAGTTGAACCACAATGCGGTCGGCACCGGCTTGCTGGATAACCGGTTCGGCAACGCCTAATTCATTCACACGGTTGTGCAATGTGGCAATATTTTGCTTAACGGCATCGGTACGCACTTTATCCAGCACACTTTGCGACAAGGTTAATACCAGATTTTTACCGGAAGGCGTTAACGTTGCCTCCGGAAAGAATTTGCTTAATTCCGGTAATGCCTTCTGTAAATCGGCGACATCTTGAAAAGGAATGGTTAAGCTGTTTTCTGTTTGGCGAATGGTGCCGATACGGATTTTTTTGCGGCGCAATTCACGGCGGATGTCGCCGGAATAGCGCTCAAACGTTTTCTGCATTGCGGCTTTCATATCCACCTGCATGGTGAAATGTACGCCGCCGCGTAAGTCTAAGCCCAAAAACATGGGGTTGGCTTTGATTTTTGCCATCCATTCCGGGCTGTCGGCCAAAAGGTTAAGTGCAGTAATGTAGCCGTCGCCCAAGGTGTTTTCGATAACATCACGAGCCTTAAGTTGGGTTTCGGTATCTTTGAAACGCACTCTCAAGGAGTTGTCGGTGATAAACATCCCGTCGGTTTGGATATTGGCCGTCTGAAGAGCTGCCGCAACACGGTTTTCGGTTTGTTCGTTAATGATAATAGATTGACGGTTGGTGGATACCTGTACGGCCGGTGTTTCGCCAAAGAGATTGGGCAGTGTGTAAATAATGCCCAAAATAATGGTAAAAGCGACTAACAGGTATTTCCAAAGCGGATAGCGGTTCATATTAAACCTTCAATTAGCAATGCAAACAGCCGCAGCACGAATGCGGCGGCTTTCGGAAAATAAATGATTATGCGACTTTGCTGGCAACAGCGTTGCGTTCAACTTCAACTTCAACACCTCGAGCGATTTCTACGGTAAAAAATTGTTCTCCAACTTTTTTCACCGTGCCTTTGAAACCGGAAGCCAAGAGCACTTTATCGCCGACTTTTAATTCGGTCAGCATGGCTTGATGGGCTTTAAATTTCTTTTGCTGCGGACGCATAATCAGGAAATAGAACACTATGAGTATCAGGACCAAAGGCGCAAATTGCATCAGAATATTCGGTTGGGCGGCTGCATCGGCGGCGTAAGCGAAATCAATCATGTTTTGTCCATTCTTTAATTATTTGAATAATGAAGGGCAGCAAACCGTTTGGATTGCCGTCGAAAGTAAGCTATTCTAAAGGGCGGGGAAGATTTTTCCAAGAATTTTCCGTATTTATTAATTATTATTTGTCAGAAGGCCGTCTGAAAACACGGGCGGTATTGCGCGATTTAAACGTCATGAAAAATATTATTCGCCGAATGCGTTCATGGCTTCGGTATCTTGCCGGAAAAGAAGCTAGAACAGCATGGATAAGCCATCCGTTATTTTTGAGACATGAACCCGGAGTGCATCATCCCGAGGCCCCTGAACGCATCCGTGCTATTGAGACGGAATTAAGAAAACAGGGTATATGGAACAGGTTGCAAAAGGTGGAAGCCGGAGAAGTAACCGACAAGCAACTTGCTTTGGTACACCCTCGTAAATATTTGCGTTTTTTGGAGTCTATGCAGCCGCAGAAAGGCAAAATTTACCGTATCGACGATGATACGGTGATGAGTCATGAATCTTTAACCGCCGCACGTTATGCAGCAGGAGCTGTCGTAAATGCTGTGGATATGGTAATGAATAAGAGGGCATATCATGCGTTTTGCGCGGTACGCCCTCCTGGGCACCATGCCCAAAGCGGCAAAGCAGGAGGATTCTGCCTGATTAATAATATAGCTGTGGGGGTAATGCATGCCATTGCACAATACCGCATACAAAAAATAGCAGTGATCGATTTCGACGTACATCACGGAGACGGAACAACGGAAATTTTTAAAGATGATCCGCGGGTATTACTTTTAAATAGTTTTGAGAACGATTTGTTTCCTTTCCCTTCACCTGAAAAATTTGAGAAGAATCCCCATATCGTCAACATTGCTTTTCCGCCTGATACCGGCAGCTATGATTTCAGAAAGGAAATACGCGAAAAATGGTTGCCGAAATTGGCAGCATTTAAACCCGAATTATTATTTTTATCGGCAGGGTTTGATGCACACAAATCGGATGAGACAAGCCGTCTGAATCTTCATGAGGCGGATTATGCTTGGCTGTCGCACAAAATCATTCAGACAGCCTCTATGTGCAAAGGCCGTATTGTTTCTGTACTTGAAGGAGGATACGCTTTGGAAAGCCTTTCAAAATCTGTGGCGGCACACGTATATGTGCTTGCAGGTATGGGCAAACCCGATTGTGCAGTGCAATATGATAAATTGCTGAACAAGCAGGTAACGGATAACGCTTAGAACAAATCGGTTAAAAGCCTTGCATTACTTTAATGAATTGTGTTGATGTTCGGTTTGAACTGGGAAAACTTGGCCAAGTCGTAGAAGAAAAAAGAAGAGGCTGTGGTTTAAAGTATATAGTTTGAGGCCGTCTGAAAACGATTTTTCAGACGGCCTCAAACCCATCACGGTACGGGATTTTTTAGTTAGAGGATATAAGCATTATTATCATGTTGCCAAGAGTCATCTTCCGGAATATTCGAGGAATTCTTATAAACCGGAATAGCGGCATGGTCTGTGAAAGCAGTTTTATTCTGCATACCTAAAATGCCGGATAAATCCACAACGGCGGGTGACATCAGCTTAGAAAGAACTAAATTAGCACTATTTTCTTCTGCTTCACCGTTTCCATCATCTGCTTGCAGCAAGCTGATTTTCTTGGCCGGAGAAGGAACCACTGCTGAAGCAGATGTTTCTCCCACAATACTGTCGCCACCGATTCCCAATTCCAGTTTTTTGTCGCTGTGATTTACCTCAAAAATAGGCTTACCGTTATGTTTATTATCATGGGCATGCACATCCGCACCACGATATTCTATCCAACCGCGGTAAATTCCGTTGGTACGGTCGGTAATCAGCTCGTTGTCGGTTACGTTTAATTCAGGCACACCGTAGGTGCTGCGCCCGTGAATACTGACAATTGCCTGATTCATATTACCGTGCAGCTCAAAAGTATTGTTATGGATTTCATAACTTTCGGCATTGCCGATCATTTGTATGCCTTCAATACTGCCGTTAGAGTTTTCCCTTACTTTAATATAGTTATTTTCTACGCTTACTTTGCCACGCAGATAGCCGTCGGTATGGTGTTCGTTAATAAAGATCGGCATGGTTTTAGAGGCTATTGTTCCAATATCCGCATGGTTGTCGGATATTTCAATGGTGCCTGAACCCGGGCCATTGGTTTTAGTAAGCTGGTTTTTGGTGTTATTGATGACGGCAATCAAATATTTTGTGGAATCTCCTTCGATTTTGTTACCGGAAATTTTAAGCGTGTAATCCATCTTCGGTTCATGGTTACGGAATTCGATACCATATGTTTGGATGGCGTCTTTATATACGCTGAGATTCTTGATGGTATTTCCGCTGACTTCAAAATAACCGTAATCCTTGCTATGCAAATCTTTATACTGAGTGTTGGTTTGCAATTGGATACCTGAGTAGCCATGATAGTTAGGGCGAAGGTTATCATCGGTTTCTAAACGGAAATTAGGATCTTGGATAATGGTGTTGCCGGTAATCTTGACATTGTCCATACTGAACTGGCGGTTATATACGCCGATTCCGTAAAGACGGTCGCCGATTGCAGTATTGTTTTCGATAACGATGTTATTGCCATCATGTACATCGAAGCCTTTGCGGTAGTTGTGATCAGTGGTATTGTTCCTAAAGGTAACGTCATAGTTGTAGCTTCCTGCCATAGCGGTAATGCCATAGCCGGTGCCGCCGTCTTTTTCATGGCCGTTCCACGCAAAAAGATTACCTTCCGCAACAAAGTTCTTTTGATAAGCAACCAATGCTCCGGCCGTACGGTTGTGATGTAAATGGCTGTCTACAAGGCGGTTGTTTTCGCCCAAGGGCAAGGTTTCATAGTCCTCTTGAATTTCCCCGCTGATAATTCGGGCTTTGTAAGTTTTACCGCTGCCGTTAGGATCTTTCACCAATGCTTCGGTAGACGTGAAAACCACTCCGGCACGGTTGGCACCGGAAACCTCCACTTTGCTGATTAAAGTATTATCGGCATCATTAACCAAAATACCGCTGACTTTGCCGAAATAGCTTTCTCCAGGACGGTAGAAATCATTAATATTGGTATATTTCACAGACAAATCCGCAATGGTTTTGCCATTTTGCCCGTCAACCAAAATACCTGCATAGGCACGGATATCGTCCTGGTTAGTGTTGGAGTTGAAAACACCTGTTTGCTGTTTGTCGAAAGAAACGGTTGTGGCACCCATGCCGTCACCGAATAAACCGGTAACGTTTTTATTATGGGTGTTCAATACGATTTGGTCGGAGATTTTCAGGTCTCCTTTTAAATATACGGCGGCATTTTCATGGTGTGCGGCAGCAAGAGCGGCTTTAATTGCAGCCAAGCTGTCTGTTTTGCCGGTAATATCCGTACCGAATTCATGAGCATCAATATATTTACCGTAAACCTGATGATGGTAAATATAATATTCCCCCGATGCACTGAGTTGGCCTGTGCCTGCATCGGTTGGCTGAGTTGGGGTTGAAGGCTCCGCAGTATCATTTTCAGAATTCAAACTGGTATCAGTAATTGCGAGATCTTTTTTTTCATTATGTTCGCCCGGTAACAAATTTGATGTTTCAGACGGCCTCAACTCAGGATTATTCCCATGATTGATATTTTGGTCGGCAGAATCATTTGAAGCGTTTGCAATGTGAATAGCATCGGCAATTTCAGATGCCAGCTTATTCTCGTCGGCAATGATTGGCTTGGGAGAATCTTCGGCTTCCGGTGCGATATTTTTTTCAACATCAGAACCAATCTTTACAGGGGCAATATCGATATTTGTATTAAGCTCGATAGGCTGTATAGGGGTTGTTTCTGTTTTTGTTTCAAAATCCTTCGTATCTGTAGGAGTAGGGGATACTTCAGTCTGTGATGCAGAAGAAACAGCAGGGGCAATATGCCCACTTGTTTGTGAAAAAGAAGGTTGGGATGCATTATCAATTTTCGCAGGAGATGCCACAGACGGAGCATCATTATTTCCACCGCCTGAGCCACCACCACCTGCGGCCAAAGCACCAAGCAAACCCGCACCTGCTATTCCCCCTAACGCCGCCAATAATTTGCTGCCGCCAATGATGCTTTCGGCAGCATTTTTATTGATGGTAATTTGTTCTGCCAGCAAATAATCGGAAGATGCTTGGATAGGGTAGGTTGCAAGCTCACCATTGTTTTGCATGCCTAATACAGGGGCAGGGGAATGGTTTGCTGTTTGTGAATAATAGCCTTCAATAATTAAATCGGGACGTTCGGATTTTGTATCCTCGAAGCTGATATATAAATCCGTACCTACCTGTTTGTGTACCAATTTAGCGGGAGCCAAACCACTTTCCGCATCCGTCAACTGATAAAAAACATTTTCGGCATCTACCGCTTGTATTTTGAGAGGGAGTTTTGAATCCGTACGTAAACTATAACGATCAAGGCGTACAGGTGTAGAGATGTTGCCATTAACAACCTTGTTAATGGCTATGGCGATTTGTTTTGACATTTTGTTAATTTCCGTAATGTTTATTTTCCGACTTGCAATCGGTATTTATTTTATCTAGGTATTTTATACAGCTTTTTTATTGAAACATAGGTGAAAAATCAATAAGGCTGCTTAAATTTACTCTAGGCTAATTATGTTAGGTTTTGTAAAAATAACATAAAAAATATTTTTATGAAACTGTTATTTTATTTATTTGTTATGAAAATTGAGCCATGACAAATTAATGGTTAAAAGTGTGTTGTCAAATAGATTTTTAACGGCTTAATTTTCGGAGCAAAATTAATACCTGTTGACCGGTATCAAACCGAATAAAATAAAAATTTATTTATAAATCAATATGGTTAAATTTATAATTAGAAAAAAGAAAAAAAGTATTGTGAGGATGTTTAAAATTTGAAATAAAGTGTTGTTTTTAGTACAATCGCGCATCTTTTCATCAGGCAGCTTGTTGATTACGGCTGCCTGTTCATCATTTTTTCAAAGGCAAAGCATGTCTAATATTCCGGAACAGGTACGCCGCCGCCGTACCTTTGCCATTATTTCCCACCCTGATGCGGGTAAAACCACCTTAACCGAAAAACTGTTGCTGTTTTCAGGTGCGATTCAAAGCGCCGGCACGGTAAAAGGCAAAAAAACCGGCAAATTCGCTACTTCCGACTGGATGGAAATCGAGAAGCAGCGCGGCATTTCCGTTGCTTCTTCTGTGATGCAGTTCGAGTATAAAGACCATACCGTCAACCTGCTCGATACCCCCGGCCACCAAGACTTTTCGGAAGATACCTACCGTGTGCTTACCGCCGTCGACAGCGCGTTGATGGTAATTGATGCGGCCAAAGGGGTAGAAGCGCAAACCATCAAGCTGTTGAATGTCTGCCGTTTGCGCAATACACCGATTGTTACCTTTATGAACAAATACGACCGAGAAGTACGCGATTCTCTGGAGTTGTTGGACGAAGTTGAAAACATTCTTAAAATCCGTTGCGCTCCGGTTACTTGGCCGATCGGCATGGGTAAGAACTTTAAAGGCGTGTATCACATTTTGAATGACGAAGTGTATTTGTTTGATGCCGGCGGTGAGAAACTGCCGCATGAATTTGAAGTGATTGAAGGCATTAACAATCCGCGCTTAGATGAGCTGTTTCCATTGGAAATGGACAATCTGCGCGCCGAAATCGAGTTGGTTCAGGCGGCCTCCAATGAGTTTGTATTGGAAGAATTCTTGGCAGGCGAATTAACGCCGGTGTTTTTCGGTTCGGCCATTAACAATTTCGGCGTGCAAGAAATTTTAAATTCGCTGATTGATTGGGCTCCTTCACCGAAAAGCCGTGATGCAACTGTGCGTACGATTGAGCCGTTTGAAGAAAAATTTTCAGGATTTGTGTTTAAAATTCAAGCAAATATGGATCCGAAACACCGCGACCGCATTGCCTTCCTGCGCGTGTGCTCAGGCAAATTCGAGCGCGGCATGAAAATGAAACACTTGCGCATCAACCGCGATATTGCCGCATCCAGCGTAGTAACGTTTATGTCGCACGACCGCGAATTGGTTGAAGAAGCGTATGCTGGCGATATTATCGGTATTCCCAATCACGGTAATATCCAAATTGGCGACAGCTTTTCCGAAGGGGAGCAACTGGCCTTTACTGGCATTCCATTCTTTGCGCCCGAATTGTTCCGCAGTGTGCGCATTAAAAACCCGCTGAAAATGAAACAACTGCAAAAAGGCTTGCAACAACTCGGCGAAGAAGGTGCCGTTCAGGTCTTCAAACCTCATAGCGGTGCGGATTTGATTCTCGGTGCGGTGGGTGTATTGCAGTTTGAAGTGGTTACTTCGCGGTTGGCGGCGGAATACGGCGTTGAAGCGGTATTTGAAACGGCCTCAATTTGGTCGGCCCGCTGGGTGTCATGTAATGACAAGAAAAAACTGGCTGAATTTGAAAAAGCCAATGCGGCAAACTTATCCATTGATGCCGGCGGCAATTTGGCTTATTTGGCACCAAACCGTGTCAACTTGAATCTGACTCAAGAACGTTGGCCAGATATTGTTTTCCATGAAACACGGGAACATTCCGTTAATCTAAATGCTTAAGTTTATATTAATCAAAAATAAAGGCCGTCTGAAAATTTTTCAGACGGCCTTTGTTTTGAAGGTTTTCAATTAATAGCGTGCGCTAATTAATTTATCATTTTGATAAACCTGTTGCTGCATTACGTTGCCATT includes the following:
- a CDS encoding beta-ketoacyl-ACP synthase, giving the protein MLRRVVVTGIGGITAFGRDWKSIQTAFKHGANAVQTIAEWAEQYPELEARLGAPINGYNPPAHWTRKQLRSMGRVSYLCVDAAEQALQDAGLLEDERIKDGRMGVACGSSTGSTKDVRDVGELLMTGASPHFSANTYVRMMPHTTAANIGIFFGLTGRIIPTSSACSSGSQGIGYAYESIKYGMIDMMLAGGGEEFCPSEVYVFDSLYAASRRNAEPEKTPRPYDTERDGLVIGEGAGIFVLEELEHARARGAKIYAELVGYGANSDGSHVTQPQKDTMQRCMEMALRDAGIRPDKVGYVNGHGTATEKGDIAETQATEAVFGSRIPMSSQKSYFGHTLGACGALESWFSIEMMNDGWFAPTVNLDNIDPRCGNVDYIRGEGREIQTDYVMNNNFAFGGVNTSLVFKRWAGE
- the secF gene encoding protein translocase subunit SecF codes for the protein MELFKIKRDIPFMSYGKLTTLISLVTFVLAIFFLVTKGLNFSVEFTGGTVMEVQYQQGADVNKVRERLDALKLGDIQVQALGTNKHIMIRLPNKEGAPSSQLSNSVMDLLKQDAPDVTLRQVEFIGPQVGEELVNNGLIALGMVIVGIIIYLSMRFEWRFAVSAIIANMHDVVIILGFFAFFQWEFSLTVLAGILAVLGYSVNESVVVFDRIRENFRKPAMRNKTVPQIIDNAITATMSRTAITHGSTEAMVLSMLIFGGAALHGFSLALTIGIVFGVYSSVLVASPLLLMFGLDRENLAKPQKKKEEAVV
- the secD gene encoding protein translocase subunit SecD, with translation MNRYPLWKYLLVAFTIILGIIYTLPNLFGETPAVQVSTNRQSIIINEQTENRVAAALQTANIQTDGMFITDNSLRVRFKDTETQLKARDVIENTLGDGYITALNLLADSPEWMAKIKANPMFLGLDLRGGVHFTMQVDMKAAMQKTFERYSGDIRRELRRKKIRIGTIRQTENSLTIPFQDVADLQKALPELSKFFPEATLTPSGKNLVLTLSQSVLDKVRTDAVKQNIATLHNRVNELGVAEPVIQQAGADRIVVQLPGVQDTAKAKDIIGRTATLEVRMVSDDAAQIQAALSGNVPEGYELLYTAGEHPQPTLVNRQVELTGDNINDAQPGFDDKGAPAVNINLDSAGGNIFADLTAQNVGKRMAMVLIDQGKAEVVTAPVIRSAITGGRVQISGSMSTAEANDVSLLLRAGSLAAPMEIMEERTIGPSLGKENIEKGFNSTLWGFAAVAIFMVLYYRVFGLFSVVALSTNILFLIAILSALQATLTLPGIAALALTLGMAIDSNVLINERIREELRAGASPHAAINLGYQHAWDTIVDSNITSLIAGIALLIFGSGPVRGFAVVHCLGILTSMFSSVVVSRSLVNLWYGRRRKLQKISIGSVWKQPTETAVKE
- the yajC gene encoding preprotein translocase subunit YajC, with amino-acid sequence MIDFAYAADAAAQPNILMQFAPLVLILIVFYFLIMRPQQKKFKAHQAMLTELKVGDKVLLASGFKGTVKKVGEQFFTVEIARGVEVEVERNAVASKVA
- a CDS encoding histone deacetylase family protein; amino-acid sequence: MKNIIRRMRSWLRYLAGKEARTAWISHPLFLRHEPGVHHPEAPERIRAIETELRKQGIWNRLQKVEAGEVTDKQLALVHPRKYLRFLESMQPQKGKIYRIDDDTVMSHESLTAARYAAGAVVNAVDMVMNKRAYHAFCAVRPPGHHAQSGKAGGFCLINNIAVGVMHAIAQYRIQKIAVIDFDVHHGDGTTEIFKDDPRVLLLNSFENDLFPFPSPEKFEKNPHIVNIAFPPDTGSYDFRKEIREKWLPKLAAFKPELLFLSAGFDAHKSDETSRLNLHEADYAWLSHKIIQTASMCKGRIVSVLEGGYALESLSKSVAAHVYVLAGMGKPDCAVQYDKLLNKQVTDNA
- a CDS encoding right-handed parallel beta-helix repeat-containing protein produces the protein MSKQIAIAINKVVNGNISTPVRLDRYSLRTDSKLPLKIQAVDAENVFYQLTDAESGLAPAKLVHKQVGTDLYISFEDTKSERPDLIIEGYYSQTANHSPAPVLGMQNNGELATYPIQASSDYLLAEQITINKNAAESIIGGSKLLAALGGIAGAGLLGALAAGGGGSGGGNNDAPSVASPAKIDNASQPSFSQTSGHIAPAVSSASQTEVSPTPTDTKDFETKTETTPIQPIELNTNIDIAPVKIGSDVEKNIAPEAEDSPKPIIADENKLASEIADAIHIANASNDSADQNINHGNNPELRPSETSNLLPGEHNEKKDLAITDTSLNSENDTAEPSTPTQPTDAGTGQLSASGEYYIYHHQVYGKYIDAHEFGTDITGKTDSLAAIKAALAAAHHENAAVYLKGDLKISDQIVLNTHNKNVTGLFGDGMGATTVSFDKQQTGVFNSNTNQDDIRAYAGILVDGQNGKTIADLSVKYTNINDFYRPGESYFGKVSGILVNDADNTLISKVEVSGANRAGVVFTSTEALVKDPNGSGKTYKARIISGEIQEDYETLPLGENNRLVDSHLHHNRTAGALVAYQKNFVAEGNLFAWNGHEKDGGTGYGITAMAGSYNYDVTFRNNTTDHNYRKGFDVHDGNNIVIENNTAIGDRLYGIGVYNRQFSMDNVKITGNTIIQDPNFRLETDDNLRPNYHGYSGIQLQTNTQYKDLHSKDYGYFEVSGNTIKNLSVYKDAIQTYGIEFRNHEPKMDYTLKISGNKIEGDSTKYLIAVINNTKNQLTKTNGPGSGTIEISDNHADIGTIASKTMPIFINEHHTDGYLRGKVSVENNYIKVRENSNGSIEGIQMIGNAESYEIHNNTFELHGNMNQAIVSIHGRSTYGVPELNVTDNELITDRTNGIYRGWIEYRGADVHAHDNKHNGKPIFEVNHSDKKLELGIGGDSIVGETSASAVVPSPAKKISLLQADDGNGEAEENSANLVLSKLMSPAVVDLSGILGMQNKTAFTDHAAIPVYKNSSNIPEDDSWQHDNNAYIL
- a CDS encoding peptide chain release factor 3, encoding MSNIPEQVRRRRTFAIISHPDAGKTTLTEKLLLFSGAIQSAGTVKGKKTGKFATSDWMEIEKQRGISVASSVMQFEYKDHTVNLLDTPGHQDFSEDTYRVLTAVDSALMVIDAAKGVEAQTIKLLNVCRLRNTPIVTFMNKYDREVRDSLELLDEVENILKIRCAPVTWPIGMGKNFKGVYHILNDEVYLFDAGGEKLPHEFEVIEGINNPRLDELFPLEMDNLRAEIELVQAASNEFVLEEFLAGELTPVFFGSAINNFGVQEILNSLIDWAPSPKSRDATVRTIEPFEEKFSGFVFKIQANMDPKHRDRIAFLRVCSGKFERGMKMKHLRINRDIAASSVVTFMSHDRELVEEAYAGDIIGIPNHGNIQIGDSFSEGEQLAFTGIPFFAPELFRSVRIKNPLKMKQLQKGLQQLGEEGAVQVFKPHSGADLILGAVGVLQFEVVTSRLAAEYGVEAVFETASIWSARWVSCNDKKKLAEFEKANAANLSIDAGGNLAYLAPNRVNLNLTQERWPDIVFHETREHSVNLNA